A single region of the Leptothrix cholodnii SP-6 genome encodes:
- a CDS encoding AAA family ATPase yields MNRSPSTDLVPTQNARPSAIPIAQMRHLYRLDEVEKRLTKLPTKEHEHLRATYERMLEKGPERFQVKPSSLPAMDHLYSTLPNFHPVLDDVKRQLALCEDSRDALEITPMLLLGPPGVGKTHFAREIAQLLGTGMGFLSMSSLTAGWVLSGASSQWKGARPGKVFETLVDGSYANPVIVVDEIDKAGGEHAYDPLGALYSLLEHDTAHSFVDEFAEVPIDASQVIWVATANDERSIPGPILNRMNVYEVHSPDRDAARAIALRLYQGIRQSHDWGQRFEAVPCDDVLDAMAALAPREMRRSWMTAFGNAKLARRERIEVADLPDQGAGKRNPIGFVH; encoded by the coding sequence ATGAACCGCAGCCCGTCCACCGATCTGGTCCCCACCCAGAACGCCCGCCCATCGGCGATCCCGATCGCCCAGATGCGTCACCTCTACCGTCTCGACGAGGTCGAGAAGCGGCTCACCAAGCTGCCGACCAAGGAGCATGAGCACCTGCGCGCCACCTACGAGCGCATGCTCGAGAAGGGCCCGGAGCGCTTCCAGGTCAAGCCCTCGTCGCTGCCGGCGATGGATCACCTGTACAGCACGCTGCCCAACTTCCATCCGGTGCTCGACGACGTCAAGCGCCAGCTCGCGCTGTGCGAGGACAGCCGCGACGCGCTCGAGATCACGCCGATGCTGCTGCTCGGCCCCCCGGGTGTCGGCAAGACCCACTTCGCCCGCGAGATCGCCCAGCTGCTGGGCACCGGCATGGGTTTCCTGTCGATGAGTTCGCTGACCGCCGGCTGGGTGCTGTCAGGCGCCAGCTCGCAGTGGAAAGGCGCGCGGCCCGGCAAGGTGTTCGAGACGCTGGTCGACGGCTCGTACGCCAATCCGGTGATCGTGGTCGACGAGATCGACAAGGCCGGCGGCGAACACGCCTACGACCCGCTGGGCGCGCTCTACAGCCTGCTCGAGCACGACACCGCGCACAGCTTCGTCGACGAATTCGCCGAGGTGCCGATCGACGCCAGCCAGGTGATCTGGGTCGCCACCGCCAACGACGAGCGGTCGATCCCCGGCCCGATCCTCAACCGCATGAACGTCTACGAGGTGCACTCGCCCGACCGCGACGCGGCGCGCGCCATCGCGCTGCGGCTCTACCAGGGCATCCGCCAGTCGCACGACTGGGGCCAGCGCTTCGAGGCCGTGCCGTGCGACGACGTGCTCGACGCGATGGCCGCGCTCGCCCCGCGCGAGATGCGGCGCAGCTGGATGACCGCCTTCGGCAACGCCAAGCTGGCGCGCCGCGAGCGCATCGAGGTGGCCGACCTGCCCGATCAGGGTGCGGGCAAGCGCAACCCGATCGGCTTCGTGCACTGA